A window from Halomicrobium urmianum encodes these proteins:
- a CDS encoding four-helix bundle copper-binding protein, producing MSQNFQSTSGQMQGTGGQMSQTGGQQMGGQGMRFSEIETPQMREMTQTIHRAAMTCEWCADQCIQEADPMMIECIQMCEDVSELAEVAETFVPRQSRFERSVLQTLQQAMQACAQECGRHSHAHCQECAEELHRATDAIQQYLSMGQQGQSMQQGQMQGSGMQGGMQMMSR from the coding sequence ATGTCACAGAACTTCCAGTCCACGAGCGGGCAGATGCAGGGCACAGGCGGACAGATGAGCCAGACGGGCGGCCAGCAGATGGGCGGCCAGGGGATGCGATTCAGCGAGATCGAGACGCCGCAGATGCGGGAGATGACACAGACGATCCACCGGGCAGCCATGACCTGCGAGTGGTGCGCCGACCAGTGCATCCAGGAGGCCGATCCGATGATGATCGAGTGCATCCAGATGTGCGAGGACGTCTCTGAGCTCGCCGAGGTCGCCGAGACGTTCGTGCCCCGGCAGTCGCGATTCGAGCGCTCGGTCCTCCAGACGCTCCAGCAGGCGATGCAGGCCTGCGCCCAGGAGTGCGGCCGACACTCCCACGCCCACTGCCAGGAGTGCGCCGAGGAACTGCACCGCGCGACCGACGCCATCCAGCAGTACCTCTCGATGGGCCAGCAGGGCCAGTCGATGCAGCAGGGCCAGATGCAGGGCAGCGGCATGCAGGGCGGCATGCAGATGATGAGCCGGTAA
- a CDS encoding glycoside hydrolase family 68 protein produces MDPVEGHASGFRARSGWTRDHAAALERGDDAVAPVFYPPESDPAEDVHVWDTWLLRDRRGRIAEVGGHRVAFHLTAPADLLPGKRHDVATIRYSYSADGRSWEVGEPVFEAPLGQRQWAGSALYDDGDLYLFYTAAGRAEDEELTYTQRVVGAGGGNIEADGGDGLAVTGSWEHQVLFEPDGERYEREDQSRGMTYTFRDPWFYEDPETGTTSLLFEANVPVPEGSDACGGDPEQQAFNGCVGLAESPSGDPLEWELREPILDAVCVNQELERPHVLRRDGRYYLFVSSHRHTFAPGLDGFDALYGFAADSLRGDYEPLNGSGLVVTNPENAPYQSYSWMVLPHGDEALVQSFFNYYDFAAPSMDAVADLPDAEQRRRFGGTMAPTLRLGIDGRTTQIRGKLDNWHVPLPREDLPPLESALFEPSADRPRGPYGDGLS; encoded by the coding sequence ATGGATCCAGTCGAGGGTCACGCGTCGGGCTTCCGGGCCCGTTCGGGATGGACGCGGGACCACGCGGCCGCGCTCGAACGGGGCGACGACGCCGTCGCGCCGGTGTTCTACCCGCCCGAGTCGGACCCCGCCGAGGACGTCCACGTGTGGGACACGTGGCTGCTCCGGGACCGGCGGGGACGGATCGCCGAGGTCGGCGGCCACCGCGTCGCCTTTCACCTGACCGCGCCGGCCGACCTGCTACCGGGGAAGCGCCACGACGTCGCGACGATACGGTACAGCTACTCCGCCGACGGCCGGTCCTGGGAGGTGGGCGAGCCCGTCTTCGAGGCTCCCCTGGGACAGCGCCAGTGGGCGGGGTCTGCGCTGTACGACGACGGCGACCTGTACCTCTTCTACACGGCCGCGGGCCGCGCCGAGGACGAGGAGCTGACCTACACCCAGCGCGTCGTCGGCGCGGGCGGCGGGAACATCGAGGCCGATGGTGGTGATGGCCTCGCCGTGACGGGTTCCTGGGAGCATCAGGTGCTCTTCGAGCCTGACGGCGAGCGCTACGAGCGCGAGGACCAGTCCCGCGGGATGACCTACACCTTCCGGGACCCCTGGTTCTACGAGGACCCCGAGACGGGGACCACGTCTCTCCTGTTCGAGGCCAACGTGCCCGTCCCCGAGGGCAGCGACGCCTGCGGCGGGGACCCCGAGCAGCAGGCGTTCAACGGCTGCGTCGGGCTGGCCGAGTCCCCCTCGGGCGACCCGCTGGAGTGGGAGCTGCGGGAGCCGATTCTCGACGCCGTCTGCGTCAACCAGGAACTGGAGCGGCCCCACGTGCTCCGGCGCGATGGCCGCTACTACCTCTTCGTCTCGAGCCACCGCCACACCTTCGCGCCCGGGCTGGACGGGTTCGACGCGCTGTACGGGTTCGCCGCGGACTCGCTGCGCGGGGACTACGAGCCCCTGAACGGGTCGGGACTGGTCGTCACGAACCCCGAGAACGCGCCCTACCAGTCGTACTCGTGGATGGTCCTGCCCCACGGCGACGAGGCGCTCGTCCAGAGCTTCTTCAACTACTACGACTTCGCGGCCCCGTCGATGGACGCGGTCGCTGACCTGCCCGACGCCGAGCAGCGCCGCCGGTTCGGCGGGACGATGGCGCCGACGCTGCGCCTCGGCATCGACGGGCGGACCACGCAGATCCGCGGCAAGCTCGACAACTGGCACGTGCCGCTCCCCCGGGAGGACCTGCCGCCGCTGGAGTCGGCGCTGTTCGAGCCGTCCGCCGACCGCCCACGGGGCCCGTACGGCGACGGGCTCTCCTGA
- a CDS encoding heavy-metal-associated domain-containing protein, with amino-acid sequence MLLLRVDGMTGEESATTVETALSGVAGVTDADADHETDTAEVDGRVPVSALAAALEEAGFDVATCRRDRWGRRGPAAGVVPRLV; translated from the coding sequence ATGTTACTGCTCAGGGTCGACGGCATGACCGGCGAGGAGAGCGCGACGACGGTCGAGACAGCCCTTTCCGGGGTCGCGGGCGTGACGGACGCCGACGCCGACCACGAGACGGATACGGCCGAGGTCGACGGGCGAGTGCCGGTGTCGGCGCTGGCCGCGGCGCTGGAGGAGGCCGGCTTCGACGTCGCGACGTGCCGGCGCGATCGGTGGGGTCGTCGCGGACCCGCGGCGGGGGTCGTGCCACGACTCGTTTGA
- a CDS encoding AIR synthase family protein yields MTDLGKIDRDFFDEVIYPNLGADRDDVVVGPRHGVDFGVLEVGDRAVVLATDPISILPELGWERAGRLALEVVLADVAVSGVPPTHLAISLSLPPSMTDDELGRLWRAISDHAAELGVSVASGHTARYPGIDTSWVGGATALGVGGHDDVVRPDGARPGDDLVISTGPAAEVTGLFATLFPEALELDAETVATAQERVDDIAVVADARAAFESGDVSAMHDATEGGLRGALVEMADGAGVRFDVDREAVPVAPGVEAVCDAVGIDPWAASSAGTLLIAVADGADAVVDALEASGTPAAVVGEVAAGEGVYVDGERVSTPDADPAWTVFRELSGS; encoded by the coding sequence ATGACCGACCTGGGGAAGATCGACCGCGACTTCTTCGACGAGGTGATCTATCCGAACCTCGGCGCCGACCGGGACGACGTGGTCGTGGGACCGCGACACGGCGTGGACTTCGGGGTGCTCGAGGTGGGCGACCGCGCGGTCGTCCTCGCGACCGATCCGATCTCGATCCTGCCGGAACTGGGCTGGGAGCGGGCCGGACGGCTGGCGCTGGAGGTCGTCCTCGCGGACGTGGCGGTCTCCGGGGTCCCGCCGACGCACCTCGCCATCTCGCTCTCGCTGCCGCCGTCGATGACCGACGACGAACTCGGTCGGCTCTGGCGGGCGATCAGCGACCACGCGGCGGAGCTGGGCGTGAGCGTCGCGTCGGGCCACACCGCGCGCTACCCCGGCATCGACACGTCGTGGGTCGGCGGTGCGACCGCGCTGGGCGTGGGCGGCCACGACGACGTGGTCCGGCCGGACGGCGCGCGCCCGGGCGACGACCTTGTGATCTCCACGGGCCCCGCCGCGGAGGTGACCGGCCTGTTCGCGACGCTGTTTCCGGAGGCGCTGGAGCTGGACGCGGAGACGGTCGCGACCGCACAGGAGCGGGTGGACGATATCGCGGTCGTCGCGGACGCGCGCGCTGCCTTCGAGAGCGGCGACGTGTCGGCGATGCACGACGCCACCGAGGGCGGCCTCCGGGGCGCGCTCGTGGAGATGGCCGACGGCGCGGGCGTCCGGTTCGACGTGGACCGCGAGGCCGTTCCGGTGGCCCCGGGCGTGGAGGCGGTCTGCGACGCCGTCGGGATCGACCCCTGGGCGGCCAGCAGCGCCGGGACGCTGCTGATCGCCGTCGCCGACGGGGCCGACGCGGTCGTCGATGCGCTGGAGGCGAGCGGGACGCCGGCGGCCGTCGTCGGCGAGGTCGCCGCCGGCGAGGGCGTCTACGTCGACGGCGAGCGCGTCAGCACACCCGACGCCGACCCGGCCTGGACGGTGTTCCGGGAACTCTCCGGTTCGTGA
- a CDS encoding ABC transporter ATP-binding protein: MSDEQRDADGPPRRDGQESAGVAVEDLTVRFGGVTALRDVSLSVENGEFFTLVGPSGCGKTTTLRAVAGLESPDAGRVRIGGRDVTGRPPEERDVGVVFQNYALFPHMSVRENVAYGLRFADPPGGATTEERVTELLELVDMAALADRDPEQLSGGQQQRVALARALAPGPDVLLLDEPLSALDAQLRQRLRVRIRDIQRDLGITTIYVTHDQAEALAISDRVAVLQDGRVEQVATPETVYREPASRFVAEFVGDNNVLDGVATGDGRVRVDGVSASEASGGSSDSSDGVDLPLPSGADVEPGDGVTVAVRPEDLAVGGMHDGAATADGATLTATVRTAEFLGDAYRVHCEWRGRDLIVKTAATDPPAGAVELGVAADDVCVL, encoded by the coding sequence ATGAGCGACGAGCAGCGGGACGCCGACGGGCCGCCACGGCGGGACGGGCAGGAGAGCGCCGGCGTCGCCGTCGAGGACCTCACGGTCCGCTTCGGCGGCGTGACCGCGCTGCGGGACGTCTCCCTCTCGGTCGAGAACGGCGAGTTCTTCACGCTCGTCGGGCCCTCCGGCTGCGGCAAGACGACCACCCTGCGCGCCGTCGCGGGGCTGGAGTCGCCCGACGCGGGTCGCGTGCGCATCGGCGGGCGGGACGTGACCGGCCGGCCGCCGGAGGAGCGCGACGTCGGCGTCGTGTTCCAGAACTACGCGCTCTTCCCGCACATGAGCGTCCGCGAGAACGTCGCCTACGGCCTCCGCTTCGCCGACCCACCCGGCGGTGCGACGACCGAAGAGCGAGTGACCGAACTGCTCGAACTGGTGGACATGGCGGCTCTCGCGGACCGGGATCCGGAACAGCTCTCGGGCGGGCAGCAGCAGCGCGTCGCGCTCGCCCGCGCGCTCGCGCCGGGGCCGGACGTCCTGCTGCTGGACGAACCGTTGTCGGCGCTGGACGCGCAGCTGCGCCAGCGCCTGCGCGTGCGCATCAGGGACATCCAGCGCGACCTGGGGATCACGACGATCTACGTCACCCACGACCAGGCGGAGGCGCTAGCGATCAGCGACCGCGTGGCCGTACTGCAGGACGGCCGCGTCGAGCAGGTGGCCACGCCGGAGACGGTGTATCGCGAGCCCGCTTCCCGGTTCGTCGCGGAGTTCGTCGGCGACAACAACGTCCTCGACGGCGTCGCGACGGGAGACGGGCGCGTCCGGGTCGACGGGGTCTCCGCGAGCGAAGCGAGCGGAGGCTCGTCGGACTCGTCCGACGGCGTCGACCTGCCGTTGCCGTCCGGCGCGGACGTCGAGCCCGGCGACGGGGTGACGGTCGCCGTGCGCCCGGAGGACCTCGCCGTCGGCGGGATGCACGATGGCGCCGCGACGGCGGACGGCGCGACGCTGACGGCGACCGTCCGGACCGCCGAGTTCCTGGGCGACGCCTACCGCGTCCACTGCGAGTGGCGGGGCCGGGACCTGATCGTCAAGACCGCCGCCACCGATCCCCCCGCCGGAGCGGTCGAACTGGGCGTGGCCGCCGACGACGTGTGCGTCCTGTAG
- a CDS encoding ABC transporter permease, translating into MRADRVAIPAGVAATVAALAVLFYYPVGSVLAAAVYQGGRLTLAPLAEVLSDPFYVGVAHYLVTDPLGIPGGVAEWLAAGAPSVRLGLFGFTAYQAALSTVASVLLGLPGAYLLARFEFPGRRLLRSVTILPFVLPSIMVAVGFLAMFGRTGVFNDLLGPLGLGPVELVGTLEIVVLAHAFYNAPLVTRLVTTAWESVDRRQVETARTMGASPLRAFRDVVAPQLLPSLMTAALLTFVFTFMTFPIVLALGGLELATVEVWLYARVQDLDLAEAATLGTLETALSLGLTYAYLRYEAAQVQAGSAGESLGRAPLFDGWRSLDARRLGLLAYAAVALVVFVGPLASLVVESVTGPDGGFTLEYYAFLLEQQRGVAVGTVRPLPAVRNSLLFGAGTLLLALPMGVVVSVVATRGGRGSRAAEALLTAPLAVSGIVVGLGLLQTLVFGTELFGHRVVVTGAGAVIAAHAVAAYPFVSRNVTPALGGLDGRLVDAARSLGASRARALVDVELPLVAGALVAGAAFAFAISVGEFDSTVLLAEGVDSYTMPVALERYVGNRSLGPNLGPATAMGTVLLAVTAASFVVIDRVGGRWER; encoded by the coding sequence ATGCGGGCCGACCGGGTCGCGATTCCCGCGGGCGTCGCCGCCACCGTCGCGGCGCTCGCGGTCCTCTTCTACTACCCGGTCGGGAGCGTCCTCGCGGCGGCCGTCTACCAGGGCGGGCGCCTCACGCTCGCGCCGCTCGCGGAGGTTCTCTCCGATCCATTCTACGTCGGCGTCGCTCACTACCTCGTGACGGACCCGCTCGGGATCCCCGGCGGCGTCGCCGAGTGGCTCGCCGCGGGCGCGCCGTCGGTCAGGCTCGGTCTCTTCGGCTTCACGGCCTACCAGGCCGCGCTGTCGACGGTCGCCAGTGTCCTGCTGGGGCTGCCGGGCGCCTATCTGCTCGCCCGCTTCGAGTTCCCCGGCCGCCGCCTGCTGCGGTCGGTGACCATCCTCCCGTTCGTCCTGCCGTCGATCATGGTCGCGGTGGGCTTTCTCGCCATGTTCGGCCGGACCGGGGTGTTCAACGACCTCCTCGGACCGCTCGGCCTGGGGCCCGTCGAACTCGTCGGCACGCTGGAGATCGTCGTGCTCGCCCACGCCTTCTACAACGCGCCGCTGGTGACGCGGCTGGTGACGACGGCCTGGGAGTCGGTCGACCGCCGGCAGGTCGAGACCGCCCGGACGATGGGCGCCTCGCCGCTACGGGCGTTCCGTGACGTGGTCGCGCCCCAGCTCCTGCCGAGCCTCATGACCGCCGCGCTGCTGACGTTCGTGTTCACGTTCATGACCTTCCCCATCGTGCTCGCGCTGGGCGGGCTGGAACTGGCGACCGTCGAGGTGTGGCTGTACGCGCGCGTTCAGGACCTCGACCTCGCGGAGGCTGCGACGCTCGGCACGCTGGAGACGGCGCTCTCGCTGGGGCTGACCTACGCCTACCTCCGATACGAGGCCGCCCAGGTCCAGGCCGGCAGCGCGGGCGAGTCGCTCGGCCGGGCGCCCCTGTTCGACGGCTGGCGGTCGCTCGACGCTCGCCGCCTGGGCCTGCTCGCCTACGCCGCCGTCGCGCTGGTCGTGTTCGTCGGCCCGCTGGCGAGTCTGGTCGTCGAGAGCGTCACCGGCCCGGACGGTGGGTTCACGCTGGAGTACTACGCCTTCCTCCTGGAGCAACAGCGCGGCGTCGCCGTCGGGACGGTCCGCCCGCTGCCCGCGGTGCGGAACTCGCTGCTGTTCGGCGCCGGGACGCTGCTCCTGGCGCTCCCGATGGGCGTGGTCGTCTCCGTCGTGGCGACGCGGGGCGGCCGGGGCTCCCGTGCGGCCGAGGCCCTGCTGACCGCGCCGCTGGCGGTCAGCGGCATCGTCGTCGGCCTGGGCCTCCTGCAGACGCTCGTGTTCGGGACGGAGCTGTTCGGCCACCGCGTCGTGGTCACGGGCGCCGGAGCCGTCATCGCGGCCCACGCCGTCGCCGCCTACCCGTTCGTCTCCCGGAACGTGACGCCGGCGCTGGGCGGCCTCGACGGGCGACTCGTCGACGCCGCCCGCTCGCTCGGTGCCTCCCGCGCCCGGGCGCTCGTCGACGTGGAACTCCCGCTCGTGGCCGGCGCGCTCGTCGCCGGCGCGGCCTTCGCGTTCGCCATCAGCGTCGGCGAGTTCGACTCGACGGTCCTCCTCGCCGAGGGGGTCGACAGCTACACGATGCCCGTGGCACTGGAGCGGTACGTCGGGAACCGCTCGCTGGGGCCGAACCTCGGCCCGGCGACGGCGATGGGGACCGTGCTGCTCGCGGTGACGGCCGCCAGCTTCGTGGTCATCGACCGCGTCGGAGGGCGGTGGGAGCGATGA
- a CDS encoding thiamine ABC transporter substrate-binding protein: MRRRTFLGRTGVGVAGLAGLAGCVGDGSDGEAGTATEGSTDTATEASTGTTTGTTAGPSGTLMVATYSSFTGEDTAGNWLKSAFESEYPDVTVEFATPENGVNQFVQRKQQGAPIDADLFVGLNTGELVRVDEQLDEELFAPAADGVEGSDRVKQDLWIDPDGRAIPYDTGYISLVYDEDEVDEPDTFDSLLEPAYEDALITQNAQHSDPGRAFLLWTIHEKGPDQYLDYWQGLVDNGVQIMDDWQPAYNAYTEGEAPMVVSYSTDQVYYHGEDVDVSRHQVGFINDQGYANPEAMARFVDSDQPALAERFMEFALTEEAQKEIAVRNVQFPAVEGVEPGGDFGEYALEPPEPVTYSYDELVGNVSGWIEQWARQVATN, encoded by the coding sequence ATGAGACGACGAACCTTCCTCGGGCGGACCGGCGTCGGCGTCGCCGGCCTCGCGGGGCTGGCGGGCTGCGTCGGCGACGGATCGGACGGCGAGGCGGGCACGGCGACCGAGGGGTCGACCGACACCGCGACGGAGGCGTCGACGGGCACCACGACCGGCACGACGGCCGGGCCCAGTGGGACGCTGATGGTGGCGACCTACAGCTCGTTCACCGGCGAGGACACGGCCGGCAACTGGCTCAAGTCGGCCTTCGAGTCGGAGTATCCGGACGTCACCGTCGAGTTCGCGACGCCGGAGAACGGCGTCAACCAGTTCGTCCAGCGCAAGCAACAGGGCGCGCCCATAGACGCCGACCTCTTCGTCGGCCTCAACACCGGCGAACTCGTCCGCGTCGACGAGCAACTGGACGAGGAACTGTTCGCGCCCGCGGCCGATGGCGTCGAGGGTTCCGACCGGGTCAAGCAGGACCTGTGGATCGACCCCGACGGCCGGGCGATCCCCTACGACACCGGCTACATCAGCCTCGTCTACGACGAGGACGAGGTCGACGAGCCGGACACCTTCGACTCGCTGCTCGAACCGGCCTACGAGGACGCCCTGATCACGCAGAACGCCCAGCACTCCGACCCCGGGCGCGCGTTCCTCCTGTGGACCATCCACGAGAAGGGCCCGGACCAGTACCTCGACTACTGGCAGGGCCTGGTCGACAACGGCGTCCAGATCATGGACGACTGGCAGCCGGCCTACAACGCCTACACGGAGGGCGAGGCGCCGATGGTCGTCTCCTACTCGACCGACCAGGTGTACTACCACGGCGAAGACGTCGACGTGTCCCGCCACCAGGTCGGGTTCATCAACGACCAGGGTTACGCCAACCCGGAGGCGATGGCCCGCTTCGTCGATTCCGACCAGCCCGCCCTCGCGGAGCGGTTCATGGAGTTCGCCCTCACCGAGGAGGCCCAGAAGGAGATCGCCGTCCGGAACGTCCAGTTCCCCGCTGTCGAGGGCGTCGAGCCCGGCGGCGACTTCGGCGAGTACGCACTGGAACCGCCCGAGCCGGTCACCTACAGCTACGACGAACTGGTCGGCAACGTGAGCGGCTGGATCGAGCAGTGGGCGCGGCAGGTCGCCACTAACTGA
- a CDS encoding N-6 DNA methylase, with translation MADERTIRRLRERVGRDSDAHRVYRERVSAALAGDGEDRRAFEAWRRAFVAAHGDVLGDLDASAEAVFADRAYYGAVVDRLVDAVEGAYGVEVMNRGVDGALGTGDLLGDAADGVDALADLAALDRSTLADLDADALRDLYEGIVPREVRLALGEYHTPRGVADLAVDALAVDPAEATYLDPGCGSGAFLAACVDRVAAAASDDPAAVVDRVTDTVFGIDLSPVAVASARLTYLLALAPHLDAAERVTVPVYHGDALGLVDAPDEGGDDEGGNGRDLAASLPPVDCLVGNPPWITWDRLPDRLQDRWRDRSEELDLFPHEGAAALLGHGNDDLSVPFVWVCIDRYLDAGGEVSVVLKRDVTKGPAGRLFRSLRAGDQPLALSHVHDFGTLSPFGDQVAAGAAVFTLRAEEGESFPAPATAWERDGAAPDYGSGDAVRELLAREGTALVPVDPEDPASAWIRRDAERAALGDAGQEIRHGLKDDAEDVFSVDRDLLDRIELDLVYPYLKSRHVVRYGHFGHDLRLVPMREAHEDNEARLRERYPETYRYLRERRGALEERSSSWLDNGPFYNVFGLGEYTWADYRVAWCRLGYKPHFAVVSTADDPDLGEKQVIPGDHYMFVATDDEREAHFLCALLNSAPYQRSLRDVAGDGKASLTKSTVSRLALPDYPGTERAEELAERSMAAHDVVADHDHLSKRAYRDREVPELAAVQAQIDDLAESLVAERNGRQL, from the coding sequence ATGGCGGACGAGCGGACGATACGGCGACTCCGCGAACGGGTCGGCAGGGACAGCGACGCCCACCGGGTCTACCGCGAGCGCGTCTCGGCTGCGCTGGCGGGCGACGGGGAGGATCGCCGGGCGTTCGAGGCGTGGCGGCGGGCGTTCGTCGCCGCCCACGGCGACGTCCTCGGCGACCTCGACGCGAGCGCCGAGGCGGTGTTCGCGGACCGCGCGTACTACGGGGCCGTCGTCGACCGCCTGGTCGACGCCGTCGAGGGCGCCTACGGCGTCGAGGTGATGAACCGGGGCGTCGACGGCGCTCTCGGCACTGGCGACTTGCTGGGAGACGCTGCCGACGGCGTCGATGCCCTGGCGGACCTGGCGGCGCTTGACCGGTCGACGCTCGCCGACCTCGACGCCGACGCGCTCCGCGACCTCTACGAGGGGATCGTCCCGCGCGAGGTGCGCCTGGCGCTGGGGGAGTACCACACGCCCCGCGGCGTCGCGGACCTCGCCGTCGACGCGCTGGCGGTCGACCCGGCCGAGGCGACCTACCTCGATCCCGGTTGCGGCTCGGGGGCCTTCCTCGCCGCCTGCGTCGATCGCGTGGCCGCGGCCGCATCCGACGACCCCGCGGCGGTCGTCGACCGCGTCACCGACACCGTGTTCGGTATCGACCTCAGCCCGGTCGCCGTCGCGAGCGCCCGGCTCACCTACCTGCTCGCGCTGGCACCGCACCTCGACGCGGCCGAGCGCGTGACCGTCCCCGTCTACCACGGCGACGCCCTGGGACTGGTGGACGCGCCCGACGAAGGCGGTGACGACGAGGGCGGGAACGGCCGAGACCTCGCGGCGTCGCTCCCGCCGGTCGACTGCCTCGTCGGGAACCCCCCGTGGATCACCTGGGATCGGCTGCCCGATCGACTCCAGGACCGCTGGCGGGACCGCTCCGAGGAACTGGACCTGTTCCCCCACGAGGGGGCCGCCGCGCTGCTGGGCCACGGCAACGACGACCTCTCCGTCCCGTTCGTCTGGGTGTGTATCGACCGCTACCTCGACGCCGGCGGCGAGGTCAGCGTCGTCCTCAAGCGGGACGTGACCAAGGGGCCCGCCGGCCGGTTGTTCCGCTCGCTGCGCGCCGGCGACCAGCCCCTCGCCCTCTCGCACGTCCACGACTTCGGGACGCTGTCGCCGTTCGGCGACCAGGTCGCCGCCGGTGCGGCCGTCTTCACCCTCCGGGCCGAGGAGGGAGAGTCGTTCCCGGCGCCGGCCACCGCGTGGGAGCGGGACGGGGCGGCCCCCGACTACGGGAGCGGCGACGCCGTCCGGGAGCTACTGGCCCGCGAGGGGACGGCGCTGGTCCCCGTCGATCCCGAGGACCCGGCCTCGGCGTGGATCCGCCGGGACGCCGAGCGGGCGGCGCTGGGCGATGCCGGCCAGGAGATCCGCCACGGCCTCAAGGACGACGCCGAGGACGTGTTCTCGGTCGACCGGGACCTGCTCGACCGGATCGAACTCGACCTGGTGTACCCCTATCTCAAGTCCCGCCACGTCGTCCGATACGGTCACTTCGGCCACGACCTGCGGCTGGTCCCGATGCGGGAGGCCCACGAGGACAACGAGGCGCGACTCCGCGAGCGCTACCCCGAGACCTACCGGTACCTCCGGGAGCGGCGCGGGGCGCTCGAAGAGCGGTCCTCGTCGTGGCTGGACAACGGCCCGTTCTACAACGTCTTCGGCCTCGGCGAGTACACCTGGGCCGACTACAGGGTCGCCTGGTGCCGGCTGGGGTACAAGCCACACTTCGCCGTCGTCTCGACGGCCGACGACCCCGACCTCGGCGAGAAGCAGGTGATCCCCGGCGACCACTACATGTTCGTCGCCACCGACGACGAGCGCGAGGCCCACTTCCTCTGTGCCCTGCTCAACTCCGCGCCCTACCAGCGGTCGCTCCGGGACGTCGCCGGCGACGGCAAGGCGAGCCTCACGAAGTCGACCGTCTCGCGGCTTGCCCTGCCCGACTACCCCGGCACCGAACGCGCCGAGGAACTTGCCGAGCGCTCGATGGCGGCCCACGACGTCGTCGCCGACCACGACCACCTGAGCAAGCGGGCCTACCGCGACCGCGAGGTTCCTGAACTGGCCGCCGTCCAGGCCCAGATCGACGACCTCGCCGAGTCGCTCGTGGCCGAGCGGAACGGGCGGCAACTCTGA
- a CDS encoding nucleoside hydrolase produces the protein MQRVIVDTDTAGDDTQALALACLTDRLSVEAVTVVAGNVPFDREVENAKYALSLVDSTEVPVYEGARQPLLKEHEHAEEIHGEGGLGGDLHPETEIESADGFGPDEIVRRCRDAPGEITLLCIGPLTNLALAYAREPDLPDLVDEVWVMGGNVHCRGNVTPAAEFNFWVDPDAAKRVLAEFDATLVDWGLCLRDGAMGEAVLETIDGIDTDLADFFAAVIGTLRESGDAEIGVDGVTQPDALAAALLAYPELREATGTYHVDIDEREGLTRGYTFADVDGTTGEPADTRVIEAADADGFERVVLSMLRDRNPDAGVE, from the coding sequence ATGCAACGCGTCATCGTCGACACGGACACGGCCGGGGACGACACGCAGGCGCTCGCGCTGGCCTGCCTGACCGACCGGCTCTCCGTCGAAGCCGTCACCGTCGTCGCCGGGAACGTCCCCTTCGACCGCGAGGTCGAGAACGCCAAGTACGCGCTCTCGCTGGTCGATTCGACCGAGGTCCCCGTCTACGAGGGGGCCCGCCAGCCCCTCCTCAAGGAGCACGAACACGCCGAGGAGATCCACGGCGAGGGCGGCCTGGGCGGCGACCTGCACCCCGAGACGGAAATCGAGTCGGCCGACGGGTTCGGGCCCGACGAGATCGTCCGGCGCTGTCGGGACGCACCCGGCGAGATCACGCTGCTGTGCATCGGACCGCTGACGAACCTCGCGCTCGCCTACGCGCGCGAACCCGACCTCCCCGACCTCGTCGACGAGGTGTGGGTGATGGGCGGCAACGTGCACTGCCGGGGCAACGTCACCCCCGCCGCCGAGTTCAATTTCTGGGTGGACCCCGACGCCGCGAAGCGCGTCCTCGCCGAGTTCGACGCGACGCTCGTCGACTGGGGACTGTGCCTGCGGGACGGCGCGATGGGCGAGGCCGTCCTCGAGACGATCGACGGGATCGACACTGACCTCGCCGACTTTTTCGCCGCGGTGATCGGGACGCTGCGGGAGTCAGGCGACGCGGAGATCGGCGTCGACGGCGTCACCCAGCCCGACGCGCTGGCCGCCGCCCTGCTTGCTTACCCCGAACTCCGCGAGGCGACCGGGACCTACCACGTCGACATCGACGAGCGCGAGGGGCTGACGCGCGGCTACACGTTCGCCGACGTCGACGGGACGACCGGCGAGCCCGCCGACACGCGCGTGATCGAGGCCGCCGACGCCGACGGCTTCGAGCGCGTCGTCCTGTCGATGCTCCGGGACAGAAACCCCGACGCCGGGGTCGAGTGA